From Toxorhynchites rutilus septentrionalis strain SRP chromosome 2, ASM2978413v1, whole genome shotgun sequence, a single genomic window includes:
- the LOC129765037 gene encoding hormone receptor 4 isoform X1: MTSLGIMTLSRGPYNELDKMSLFQDLKLKRRKVDSRCSSDGESIADTSTSSPDLLQPLSPKMCEQQQSSGPLELEEHTELDDGSPASTAAVAAAANHHHHHHHHHHHQHHQQQQQHDHQHHHHHSHSNNVDRDTLTNSSNNNNNNNNNNNCLSSPKLMHDDNPALKDDDGGSGRASPDSPGLLIDERPPSRLKPTTDAGGGMSGSFPSSANCSGGASVIRSVADERPRSTSPQSSHNITLMSSMELLQQHYSNVSSRGSGTGEMVGSGQHQQNHPHQQSHPQHVTVLVTPASRMKPDQPTTLVTLGMRKQAPPSINMANTSNNNNNNNGGMNVNNNNNSSSNNCNGNNSNASNSNEEPNRLTSTPQSSTSSSPSSTLSSSSSSTKSSSNISSSSQGNHQSLQIQMFHQPPVGGISKFVSSQTSASSLSIQQQQQHLAQQQMLHAMQQQIRIKKERMPQYTLVDQNATGHSRQSNIQMIPNPQQQMYIKRERSMTGQNHTMVSVNMPPVSIAGSGNHQRQPPSSPVQLCNSTSPMQPPMSPNQQQNRQQSPVHVGSSSMNQTQQIIIKRERQQQTQNLMSQAMQLSPNNRRLPSPIQVSPTTSPINPGLQIRHPIRDAAILFRVKNETHVPNFMPQQPPGMPHRMTTVWPSAAQQRINGVKPEVIGGPLPPLRNQISPQQSPQHHQSPSPLTSQTPPRNTPTVIMGESCGVRTMVWSYDSPSQVQTTTSPNPPPSSTTTSIASSQGLSLGPSLSGNGGVAGIPPSPGGNHHQNSNSSSSSSSTNNNEEAAHLLLSLGQTVRQNEAQPWTSSRTGLPLNMERLWAGDYSQFPTGQQMHALNLTSQQPWNMAPGPKKELLDDTPPDEDEQPLVCMICEDKATGLHYGIITCEGCKGFFKRTVQNRRVYTCVADGTCEITKAQRNRCQYCRFKKCIEQGMVLQAVREDRMPGGRNSGAVYNLYKVKYKKHKKSNQKSGNHTKHGLSSGDSPKAMYLTSSTTPPIKSESISLPSHLVNGTILKTALTNPSEIVHLRHRLDNAVSSSKDRSISYEQALNMIHTLIDCDAMEDIATLPHFSEFLADKSEIGDKLCNIGDSIVHKLVSWTRKLPFYMDIPVEIHTKLLTDKWHEILVLTTAAYQAMHGKRNFNDQLHTPTAGSGTVLTPDKQDPEFVEEITAHLHTLQSCLTTLMGHPISIEQLKIDVGQMVEKMTQITIMFRRSKLKMEEYVCLKVYILLNKGIQQAALRECFNTIHGFFFLPVLIEIELESIQERYIQVLRTYLQHTVPHTPNRLTDLLAHIPEIQTAASLLLESKMFYVPFVLNSANIR, translated from the exons GAATTATGACACTGAGCCGTGGACCTTACAACGAGCTCGATAAAATGAGCCTTTTCCAAGATTTGAAGCTgaaacgcagaaaagttgactCAAGATGTAGCAGCGATGGGGAGTCTATAGCGGATACCAGTACCTCGTCACCGGATCTACTGCAGCCACTTTCGCCCAAGATGTGCGAACAGCAGCAGTCGTCAGGTCCATTGGAGCTGGAGGAGCACACCGAGTTGGACGACGGTTCGCCAGCTTcgactgctgctgttgctgctgccgcgaatcatcaccaccaccatcatcatcatcaccaccatcagcaccaccagcagcagcagcagcatgatCATcaacaccaccaccaccattcaCATAGCAATAATGTTGACAGAGACACATTAACAaatagcagcaacaacaacaacaacaataataataataacaactgTTTATCGTCACCAAAGCTAATGCACGATGATAACCCTGCGCTTAAAGATGATGACGGCGGTAGTGGTAGGGCATCGCCTGATTCGCCCGGTCTGCTAATAGATGAGCGGCCTCCTTCGAGACTGAAACCAACAACGGATGCAGGCGGTGGTATGTCGGGTAGTTTTCCCAGCTCCGCCAATTGTAGCGGGGGCGCTAGTGTGATACGTTCGGTGGCGGATGAGCGTCCCCGGTCAACAAGTCCGCAAAGCAGCCATAATATAACGCTAATGAGTTCCATGGAACTGCTGCAACAACACTACAGTAACGTGTCCAGTCGAGGGAGCGGTACCGGAGAGATGGTTGGAAGTGGCCAACATCAGCAAAACCATCCACATCAACAGTCGCATCCCCAGCATGTAACTGTGTTGGTCACGCCCGCCTCCCGCATGAAACCCGATCAACCAACGACGTTAGTCACGCTCGGGATGCGCAAGCAGGCTCCACCGTCAATTAACATGGCGAACACaagcaacaataacaacaacaacaacggtgGCATGAAtgttaacaacaacaacaacagtagTAGTAATAACTGTAACGGTAATAATAGCAACGCTAGTAATAGTAATGAAGAGCCTAATAGACTTACATCGACGCCGCAAAGCTCAACGTCGTCATCACCATCGTCAACGTTgtcatcatcatcttcatcgACGAAATCTTCGTCAAATATTTCCTCCTCTAGCCAGGGGAATCACCAATCTCTTCAGATTCAGATGTTCCACCAACCGCCAGTGGGTGGCATTTCCAAATTCGTATCTAGTCAAACTTCGGCAAGCAGTCTAAGTatccaacagcagcagcaacatctCGCCCAGCAGCAAATGCTGCATGCTATGCAGCAGCAAATACGGATAAAGAAGGAGCGTATGCCCCAGTATACTCTCGTCGATCAGAACGCCACAGGTCATTCGCGACAGTCCAACATTCAGATGATTCCTAACCCGCAGCAGCAGATGTACATAAAACGGGAACGATCGATGACGGGTCAGAACCACACGATGGTGAGTGTTAACATGCCACCAGTATCGATCGCTGGCTCGGGAAACCACCAAAGGCAACCGCCCTCCAGTCCTGTGCAGCTGTGTAATAGCACATCACCAATGCAACCACCGATGTCACCAAATCAGCAACAGAATCGCCAGCAAAGTCCAGTTCATGTGGGCTCCTCCAGCATGAATCAGACCCAACAAATCATCATCAAGCGCGAACGACAGCAACAAACGCAAAACCTAATGAGCCAAGCCATGCAGCTATCGCCCAACAATCGACGGTTACCAAGTCCCATCCAAGTCAGTCCTACCACATCCCCCATCAACCCCGGTCTACAAATACGTCATCCCATTCGGGACGCAGCCATATTGTTTCGTGTTAAAAACGAAACCCACGTACCAAATTTCATGCCCCAACAACCACCCGGCATGCCCCATCGGATGACCACTGTTTGGCCAAGTGCTGCCCAGCAACGGATCAACGGCGTTAAACCGGAAGTGATTGGTGGACCACTGCCACCCCTACGAAACCAAATATCCCCCCAACAGTCTCCCCAGCACCATCAAAGCCCTAGTCCGTTGACCTCGCAAACGCCTCCCCGGAACACTCCAACCGTTATCATGGGTGAATCCTGCGGCGTACGGACCATGGTCTGGAGCTACGATTCTCCGTCGCAAGTACAAACTACCACATCGCCGAACCCACCTCCCTCGTCGACAACGACGTCGATAGCCTCCTCTCAAGGACTGTCGCTGGGTCCGTCACTCAGTGGGAACGGTGGTGTCGCAGGCATTCCGCCATCCCCCGGGGGAAATCATCACCAAAACAGCAACagtagtagcagcagcagcagcaccaacAACAACGAGGAAGCTGCCCATTTGTTGCTCAGCTTGGGGCAAACCGTACGGCAGAATGAG GCTCAACCATGGACATCAAGTAGGACGGGGTTACCGCTGAACATGGAACGACTGTGGGCGGGTGATTACAGCCAATTCCCTACCGGACAGCAGATGCACGCACTCAACCTCACCTCGCAACAGCCGTGGAATATGGCGCCTGGTCCAAAGAAG GAATTGCTGGACGATACTCCTCCAGACGAAGACGAACAGCCATTGGTGTGTATGATTTGCGAAGATAAGGCAACCGGTTTGCATTACGGCATTATCACCTGCGAGGGATGCAAAGGGTTCTTCAAACGAACCGTTCAGAACCGTAGAGTTTACACCTGTGTTGCGGATGGTACCTGCGAGATCACCAAGGCCCAGCGAAATCGCTGCCAGTATTGTAGATTTAAGAAGTGTATCGAACAGGGCATGGTACTTCAAG CTGTTCGAGAAGATCGCATGCCAGGTGGGCGGAATAGCGGCGCTGTTTATAATCTGTACAAAGTAAAATATAAGAAACACAAGAAGAGCAACCAGAAGAGTGGTAACCACACGAAGCATGGCCTATCCAGTGGCGACAGTCCCAAAGCGATGTATCTCACCTCGTCGACGACACCACCAATCAAGTCGGAAAGTATTAGCCTGCCATCGCATCTGGTCAATGGAACCATCCTGAAAACCGCCTTGACCAACCCAAGCGAAATAGTGCATTTACGCCATAGACTGGACAACGCCGTCAGCTCATCCAAGGATCGATCGATCTCGTACGAGCAAGCCTTGAACATGATACATACCCTTATAGACTGTGATGCTATGGAGGACATAGCAACCCTGCCGCATTTTAGTGAATTCCTCGCTGACAAATCGGAAATCGGCGATAAGCTCTGTAACATAGGTGATTCCATCGTACACAAACTCGTCTCGTGGACGCGCAAATTGCCCTTTTATATGGACATCCCGGTGGAGATCCATACGAAGCTACTAACCGACAAATGGCATGAGATTCTGGTGCTAACCACGGCCGCCTACCAAGCGATGCATGGGAAGCGAAACTTCAACGATCAGCTACATACCCCCACGGCTGGGAGTGGAACGGTTCTGACACCTGACAAGCAGGACCCAGAATTCGTCGAAGAG ATAACAGCACACCTGCACACACTACAGTCCTGTCTGACAACGCTAATGGGCCATCCGATCTCGATCGAGCAGCTCAAGATCGACGTTGGGCAGATGGTTGAGAAAATGACCCAAATCACAATCATGTTTCGGAGGAGTAAACTCAAGATGGAGGAATATGTCTGCCTTAAAGTCTACATTCTGCTGAATAAAGGTATACAGCAGGCAGCGCTTCGAGAATGTTTCAACACTATACatggttttttctttcttcctgTACTCATAGAAATTGAACTGGAGAGCATACAGGAGCGGTATATTCAAGTACTTAGAACTTATCTGCAGCATACCGTCCCGCATACTCCAAATCGTCTGACCGATCTCCTGGCACATATACCCGAG